A stretch of the Meles meles chromosome 19, mMelMel3.1 paternal haplotype, whole genome shotgun sequence genome encodes the following:
- the SBK3 gene encoding uncharacterized serine/threonine-protein kinase SBK3 has product MELREPENHEDGDPEEDTATALQRLVELTATRVTPVRNLRVPYRLIRELGSGSYGRVLLARPRQGGPAVALKVLRRDSVLRTTFLREFCVGRCVSSHPGLLQTLAGPLQSPRHFAFAQEYAPYGDLSGMLKEQGLPELLVKRVMAQLAGALDFLHGRGLVHADVKPDNVLVFDPVCSRVALGDLGLTRPEGSPTPAPPGPLPSAPPELCLLLPPETLPLRPALDSWGLGVLLFCTATACFPWDVALAPDPEFETFAGWMTTRPQPPRPPPPWDQFAPPALALLQGLLDLDPDTRSPPLVVLDFLGDDWGLERNREGPGGLGGRSSEDGEDEEGGASLEEWTDEEEEEDKDGRRMGTDGGAP; this is encoded by the exons ATGGAGCTCAGGGAGCCCGAGAACCATGAGGATGGGGACCCAGAG GAGGACACAGCTACAGCCCTCCAGCGGCTCGTGGAGCTGACAGCCACCAGGGTGACCCCCGTGAGGAATCTACGTGTCCCGTACCGCCTCATCCGAGAGCTCGGCTCTGGCTCCTATGGCCGCGTACTCCTTGCCCGGCCTCGCCAAGGAG GACCTGCTGTGGCCCTGAAGGTCCTTCGTCGGGATTCGGTGCTGAGGACCACCTTCCTGAGAGAGTTCTGTGTGGGCCGCTGTGTCTCTTCACACCCAGGCTTACTGCAGACCCTGGCAGGACCCCTGCAAAGCCCCCGACACTTCGCCTTCGCCCAGGAATACGCGCCATATGGGGACCTCAGCGGGATGCTGAAGGAACAG GGCCTCCCAGAGCTGCTGGTGAAGCGGGTGATGGCCCAGCTGGCTGGAGCCCTGGACTTCCTCCATGGCCGGGGGCTCGTCCACGCAGATGTCAAACCAGACAACGTGCTGGTCTTTGACCCTGTCTGCAGCCGTGTGGCCCTAGGCGACTTGGGTCTGACCCGGCCCGAGGGCAGTCCAACccctgcccccccggggccactACCCTCTGCCCCGCCTGAGCTCTGCCTCCTGCTGCCACCTGAGACCCTGCCCCTGCGACCAGCTTTGGATTCCTGGGGCCTGGGTGTGCTTCTCTTCTGCACTGCCACCGCCTGCTTCCCTTGGGACGTGGCACTGGCCCCGGACCCCGAGTTTGAGACCTTTGCTGGCTGGATGACCACCAGGCCCCAACCCCCTCGGCCACCCCCCCCTTGGGACCAATTTGCACCCCCAGCTCTGGCATTGCTCCAGGGGCTCCTAGACCTGGATCCTGACACTAGAAGCCCCCCACTGGTGGTCCTGGACTTCTTGGGGGATGACTGGGGGctagagaggaacagagagggacCTGGGGGCTTGGGGGGCAGGTCTAGTGAAGATGGGGAGGACGAAGAGGGGGGAGCAAGCCTGGAGGAGTGgacagatgaggaggaggaggaggacaaagaCGGCAGGAGGATGGGGACAGATGGGGGAGCTCCCTGA
- the SBK2 gene encoding serine/threonine-protein kinase SBK2, with translation MPGKQSDEEQVEAGAAENVAEEDLGGLTAEELRQGQEAALELEDMMALSAQTLVRAEVDELYQQVRSLGQGRFGRVLLVTHRQKGTTLALKQLPKASTSLRGFLYEFCVGLSLGTHPAIVTAYGIGIESADSYSFLTEPVLYGDLITFIQPKVGLPQPAIQRCAAQLASALEHVHSRGLVYRDIKPENVLVCDPACQRVKLTDFGHTRPRGTLLRLTGPPIPYTAPELCRPPPLPEGLPIQPALDAWALGVLLFCLLTGYFPWDQPLAEADPFYEDFLIWQASSQPEDRPQPWFGLTPVADSLLWGLLDPHPRKRSPVSSVRDYLGRPWRQQEGEVEEGDGAEEGE, from the exons ATGCCCGGCAAACAGTCAGATGAGGAACAGGTGGAGGCAGGGGCTGCCGAAAATGTAGCTGAGGAGGACCTAGGGGGCCTCACGGCAGAGGAGCTCCGGCAGGGCCAGGAGGCGGCCCTGGAGCTAGAGGACATGATGGCGCTCAGTGCGCAGACCCTGGTCCGGGCCGAGGTGGACGAGCTTTACCAGCAAGTGCGTTCCCTGGGCCAGGGCCGCTTTGGCCGGGTCCTGCTGGTCACACATCGTCAGAAAG GCACGACCCTGGCGTTGAAACAGCTCCCAAAGGCGTCCACTTCCCTCCGTGGCTTCCTGTATGAGTTCTGCGTGGGCCTCTCGCTGGGCACGCACCCAGCCATAGTCACGGCCTACGGCATTGGCATCGAGTCGGCCGACTCCTACAGCTTCCTGACGGAGCCCGTCCTGTATGGGGACCTCATCACCTTCATCCAGCCCAAG GTAGGCCTCCCACAGCCGGCCATCCAGCGCTGTGCGGCCCAGCTGGCCTCGGCCCTGGAGCACGTCCACTCCCGGGGCCTGGTGTACCGGGACATCAAGCCCGAGAACGTGCTGGTGTGTGACCCGGCCTGCCAGCGGGTCAAGCTGACCGACTTCGGCCACACGAGGCCGCGTGGGACGCTGCTGCGCCTGACCGGGCCGCCCATCCCTTACACGGCCCCTGAGCTctgccgccccccgcccctgcccgaGGGCCTGCCCATCCAGCCTGCCCTGGATGCCTGGGCGCTGGGCGTCCTGCTGTTCTGCCTTCTCACTGGCTACTTCCCCTGGGACCAACCCCTGGCCGAGGCCGATCCCTTCTACGAGGACTTCCTCATCTGGCAGGCGTCTAGCCAGCCCGAGGACCGTCCTCAGCCCTGGTTCGGCCTGACACCCGTGGCCGACAGTCTCCTGTGGGGACTGCTGGACCCTCACCCCCGGAAGAGGAGCCCCGTGAGCTCTGTCCGGGACTACCTGGGGCGTCCCTGGAGGCAGCaggagggggaggtggaggagggggatGGCGCGGAGGAGGGAGAGTGA